One Glutamicibacter halophytocola DNA segment encodes these proteins:
- a CDS encoding DUF1883 domain-containing protein, with the protein MAEPNFAEHSWDYLERGSVLVVTLSGPANVRLMDPENFAAFEDGEKYAFHGGIARRAPYRLKVPHSGPWFLAIDLDGLPGRGVRHEVSIVPPQKLEERRA; encoded by the coding sequence GTGGCTGAACCAAATTTTGCAGAACATTCATGGGACTACCTGGAACGCGGAAGCGTCCTGGTGGTGACACTCAGCGGACCGGCCAATGTGCGGTTGATGGATCCGGAGAATTTCGCTGCATTTGAAGACGGTGAAAAATACGCATTCCACGGTGGAATCGCTCGCCGGGCACCCTATCGGCTCAAGGTTCCCCATTCCGGTCCCTGGTTCCTAGCCATTGATCTTGATGGCTTGCCTGGCCGAGGCGTGCGCCATGAAGTCAGCATCGTTCCACCGCAGAAACTCGAAGAACGCAGAGCCTAG